A stretch of DNA from Candidatus Neomarinimicrobiota bacterium:
TCACTTAACGTGATTTTTTCAGCATCATTGATAGCAGACAGATAAGTAGAGCGTCGCAGCGCCTGATGAATATCTCCAGAGGTTAACAAGAGGTCGATATCACGATTTTGCCCTAATTTATACGCTCGGACAGCTCTCCTGGCTGCACGCTCTTTCATTACCTTGATTTTTTGATCAGTAGTTTGAATGGTCTCGTTGAGAAGACTTATTTGATCCTCTTTGAGTCGTCGTTCTTTTTGCAGCTCTCGTTTTAACTGAGTAACCATGGCGATTTGCTTATCCAGGTTTTGAATTTGCTTCAGCGTCGCCTTTTCATCTTTTTGGGTTTTATTTATTTTTGAATTCAGACGATCGATTTCTTTACGAATCTCTTTGAGTTTTTTGGACTGAGAGTTAATGCTTTGATCAAGATCTTCAGTCTGACCATAGGACACACAAAAGGAAATGAGAATAGAGAGTAATATATAGACTGCTTTTTTCATCAGCGCTTAAACTAAGTGAATTCAACTGAAAGCAATAGACCAAAACATTGGGATTATTGCTTTTGAAAAAGTGGATGTTGCCTTTGATTTTATCCGCCTTCGCAAACTTGCGAACCAAAGACCCATCGAAGTGATGCCTGCGGGGGCCCCTGACAGAAATGGTTGGATTATTCGGTGAAGCTCAGGCAGAATTCAATGAAACGAGGTGGGGAAAAAGTTGAGATACAGCAGAAAATGATTGTTTGCTTTTAGATTTGATGGTCCAATATTCCACGCAATAGTCAGGAAAGTCCAATTGGAACAAAAGTGCTAAACACAGGAAACCGTGTAAGAGCCTGACGAGTAGGAAGCCGCCTCAGGCGGTATGTTTTAAGAATGAGGTATATGTACAAATGGCTGAAGAATTAGTCAACGGTGTGGTAAAGTGGTTCAATGACGAAAAGGGTTACGGATTTATTCAGCAGGAAGATGGTCCGGATGTGTTCGTTCACTACCGTGCAATTAACTCAGAGGGACGTCGTTCTTTAAAAGAAGGACAAAGCGTCACTTTTAGCGTTTCTCAGGGCGAAAAAGGTCCACAGGCAGATAACGTTACTCCTGTTTGATTCTTATCTAAGAAATCAATTAAAGCGCCGGTCTCAAAGTGAGTGCCGGCGCTTTTTATTTTATTCATGAGTTATTTTGGAAATCCAAGGTCATCATGTTGAAAGTTAAACCAATCAGTTCTGAGGGCTTTTCCTATAGCCCGGGTCTTCAACTGCTGCGAGGACTGGCAGCACTTATGATTGTGTTTCTCCACCTCGGGGTTGCTGAAGCAAGGTATGGATCTGACGGATGGCGATTCCTGGAAGGCTTCCGGGTTGGGGCAGCTGGTGTAGATATCTTTTTTGTCATCAGTGGATTCGTTATGATGCTGGTTGTAAAAAACAAACAGCCCAGCCCAGTATTGTTTCTGAAAAACAGACTTTCCCGCATTTATCCCAACTATTGGTTTTATTTTCTTCTTGTTGTTCTGGTATGGTTGGTCCAACCAGGTTGGGTGAATAGCTCTCTGCCGGGAACACCTGACTTTCTGAATTCCTTCCTGCTATTTCCTTCTTCTGGTCCTCCTGTTATTTCAGTAGCGTGGACTTTGGAGTTTGAAATCTTTTTTTATCTGGTATTCACCCTCTTTCTGTGGATTTCTCGTCAACATCTGGCGCCTCTTTTAGTTGGCACCTTCATCGCACTTGTGCTTGTCGGGGCGATATACCAACCTGAATCACTCCTTCTGGAACGACTAACCCATACACTTCTACTGGAATTTTCTGCAGGCGTTCTACTTGGACATGTTTTGATGTCCAGGCAAATACCAGGTTCTTTGTTGGCCATTCCAGTTGCGATTTTACTGTTTATTCTTTACCAAACAGGATTTGAACTCACTCAGATAATTCCCGCGGGGAATCATTTTGAGAGATTGGTGAATTTTGGTATACCAGCGTTTCTACTAGTGCTTGGTATCGTCAGTTTGGATATGAAATATGAAATAGCTTATCCTGATCTGTTTATCAGGATAGGTGATGCTTCCTATACGCTATATCTTTCACATATACTGGTAATCTCCGCTTCAGGAAAATTGTATCAAGCAATCGGATTAAATGAGCTGCTCTCCAATTTCATATTAATAACTGGAATGCTTGGATTGTGCATTCTCTTTGCGCTACTGGCGTATCAGTATGTTGAGTTGCCCCTCTTGACTTATGTCCGGAACGGTTTCAAGAGACCCTCTAAATAAATACCCCAGCCATTTTCACTTTTCCCTCTAAATGGCGAGGTCTGCTTAAGAATATTCCAATCCACTTTTTTGTGGCGAAAGACATTGATTTAGATTTATTTGAGCCCACACTGAACCTAACAGCGCAAGACCGGGAAAATGACACAGTCAAACGAATTACTGATAAATAAGTTTTATAAGGCTTTTTCTGAAAAGGACAGCCAGACAATGGTGGATAGCTATCATGCGGAAGCTGATTTTAGTGATCCAGTATTTC
This window harbors:
- a CDS encoding cold shock domain-containing protein, with translation MAEELVNGVVKWFNDEKGYGFIQQEDGPDVFVHYRAINSEGRRSLKEGQSVTFSVSQGEKGPQADNVTPV
- a CDS encoding acyltransferase, whose translation is MLKVKPISSEGFSYSPGLQLLRGLAALMIVFLHLGVAEARYGSDGWRFLEGFRVGAAGVDIFFVISGFVMMLVVKNKQPSPVLFLKNRLSRIYPNYWFYFLLVVLVWLVQPGWVNSSLPGTPDFLNSFLLFPSSGPPVISVAWTLEFEIFFYLVFTLFLWISRQHLAPLLVGTFIALVLVGAIYQPESLLLERLTHTLLLEFSAGVLLGHVLMSRQIPGSLLAIPVAILLFILYQTGFELTQIIPAGNHFERLVNFGIPAFLLVLGIVSLDMKYEIAYPDLFIRIGDASYTLYLSHILVISASGKLYQAIGLNELLSNFILITGMLGLCILFALLAYQYVELPLLTYVRNGFKRPSK